GCACGACCAGCAGCACGACCAGCAGCATCGTGACGTTCAGGCTCTCGGCGATCAGGTCGACCGCGACTTCGGGCGTCAGCATCGCGATCCTCCTAGTACGCCTGCACGCTGGTCACGAGCGTGTTCACCGTGAGCGTCCAGCCGTCCACCAGCACGAACAGCAGCAGCTTGAGCGGCAGCGAGATGACGAGCGGCGACAGCATCATCATGCCCATCGCCATCAGCACCGACGACACCACGAGGTCGATCACCAGGAACGGGATGAACAGCAGGCACCCGATCTGGAACGCGGTCTTCAGCTCGCTCAGCACGAAGGCGGCGAGCTTGACAGTGAAGGCATGGTCCTGCGGGCGGGCGACGTCCTTCTCGCCGGCCAGGCGCGACATCTGCGCCAGTGCGGCCTTGTTCGTCTGCGCGAGCATGAACTTCGTCAGCGGCTCCTCGGCCTTCAGCAGCGCCTGCTGCAGCGTGATGCGGTCCTCGTCGAACGGCACGAAGGCGTCCGTCCAGATCTTGTCGCCCACCGGGCGCATCACGAGCAGCGTGAGGATCAGCGCGATGCCGGTGACGATGCGGTTGGGCAGTCCCTGCTGCAGGCCGAGTGCCTGGCGCAGCAGCGAGAGGACGATCACGAAGCGGGTGAAGCTCGTCATCATCATCACCATCACGGGCAGCAGCCCGAGCAGCGACATGATGATGAGGACCTGCGTCTTGACGGTGAACTCCGTCTTGGCGCCGCCCGCGGTCTGGCTCAGCAGTTCCACCGTGTTGGCCGCGAACGCGCCCTTCGAACAGGCGAGCAGGGCCACGCCGGCCAGCGTGGCCGCCGCCAGCGCGAGCCGGCGGTTCGGAGTCGCGGGGGTCATGACGCCAGGCTGTTGAGGTCCAGGCCGTCGAGGTCGATCACCTTCAGGCCGTGGTTCTCGCCGGAGACCACCACCTCGGCGTGGCCGATCGGCGTGCCGTTGACCTTGATCACCAGCGGTTCGCCGGCGAGGGAGTCGAGTTCGACGACGCTGTCGGCGCCGATGTCCATCAGGTCCTGTAGCGAGATGCGGGCCGAGCCCACCTCGAGGGTCAGCGTGACCGGGATCTTGCGCATCATCTGGGAGAGGTCGCGGCGGCGCGGGGCTGGGGCGACGGGGGTTTCGGTGATGCCGGCTTCGGGTTCGGCGCCTTCGGCGAGCAGGGTTTCGAGGGCCAGCTTGTCGTTCATGTCCATGGTGTCATTCCGCATCGTCGAAGGAGGTCAGGCACAACTTGCCCTTGTGTTCGGTCACGGCCGCCGTGAAAAGGCGCGAGTCGTCGACCAGCACGTCGGCCAGGCCCAGGCTCACGGGGATCACGTCGCCCGGGCGCAGGTCCAGCACGTCCCCCAGCGGGAGTTCCTTTTCCAGCAGCCGGCCCGTCAGCACGAGGGGCAGGCGCGCGGCGACCGGCAGCGCCTGCTGGGAGGCCGGCTTGGCTTTCTCGCGGGACGGGGCGATGCTGCGCAGCAGCCGGCCCATCGCCGCATCGTCGAGCACGAACCACAGCGACGCGGGTTCGGCCAGGCGCGTCTCGGCGAGGCGCACCGTCATCGTCCAGCCGCCCGGCGCGGGCGCCGCGCCGGCGGAGGCCGTCAGGTCACCGGCCTGGCCGGGTTCGATGCTGTCGAGCAGGATCTCGGTCCAGCGGGCGCACAGCGTGGCGGCGAGGCGCTCCTCGGTGGCGGTCTCGCGGACGGCATCGGTGGCCGGGGCATCGGCCGCGGCGCGCACCGGCGCGCCGTAGCGGTAGTCGAGCACGGACAGCAGCAGCGCGCGGTCCATCGAGGCGGTCACACGGCCGAACGGCGTCGCGCAACCGAACCAGCGGCCGCGCGGCGGCGTGCCGGCGGCGCGGGCGATGTCGACCGACTCGACGCGGTAATCGGCGCCGTAGCGGCGG
This genomic stretch from Piscinibacter gummiphilus harbors:
- the fliP gene encoding flagellar type III secretion system pore protein FliP (The bacterial flagellar biogenesis protein FliP forms a type III secretion system (T3SS)-type pore required for flagellar assembly.), whose amino-acid sequence is MTPATPNRRLALAAATLAGVALLACSKGAFAANTVELLSQTAGGAKTEFTVKTQVLIIMSLLGLLPVMVMMMTSFTRFVIVLSLLRQALGLQQGLPNRIVTGIALILTLLVMRPVGDKIWTDAFVPFDEDRITLQQALLKAEEPLTKFMLAQTNKAALAQMSRLAGEKDVARPQDHAFTVKLAAFVLSELKTAFQIGCLLFIPFLVIDLVVSSVLMAMGMMMLSPLVISLPLKLLLFVLVDGWTLTVNTLVTSVQAY
- a CDS encoding FliM/FliN family flagellar motor switch protein — encoded protein: MDMNDKLALETLLAEGAEPEAGITETPVAPAPRRRDLSQMMRKIPVTLTLEVGSARISLQDLMDIGADSVVELDSLAGEPLVIKVNGTPIGHAEVVVSGENHGLKVIDLDGLDLNSLAS
- a CDS encoding FliM/FliN family flagellar motor switch protein, with the translated sequence MKNSATSSSLRPAAAGTHVVLDPGTLGRPMHLLGSFTSQFKTALAESFRTGLNRRYGADYRVESVDIARAAGTPPRGRWFGCATPFGRVTASMDRALLLSVLDYRYGAPVRAAADAPATDAVRETATEERLAATLCARWTEILLDSIEPGQAGDLTASAGAAPAPGGWTMTVRLAETRLAEPASLWFVLDDAAMGRLLRSIAPSREKAKPASQQALPVAARLPLVLTGRLLEKELPLGDVLDLRPGDVIPVSLGLADVLVDDSRLFTAAVTEHKGKLCLTSFDDAE